A window from Actinomycetota bacterium encodes these proteins:
- a CDS encoding MFS transporter, protein MHGRVSEDRSEAEDRSSHVTDRSSRVTVRRSSWPMWVLGLVIMIDQVDQNIVRGVATPLKDHFHLSDLQLGILLSSFIAVNGLVSVPAGYLADRWNRTRTVGHTVVAWSAITALTAAAWNYPVLLAVRSALGFGQAITEPSAGSLLADYYPHEERGRAFSIQQCLVFVGFGLGIGLGGLVGEAFGWRAAFLVVGTPGVLIALAVYRLEEPRRGHSDRVHLGVEDVDRAGEVEHHALFDEGFRAFVRNMNRGLRDDLKVILAIPTMRYALVGVSSLLFTVTAVAAALPQFYERSLHVEQGHAELFVGALIILGGIPGVLLGGRVADRAMTRIRGARMAIPAYCVLVGQTVFVLSYLRMPLAPTFLLEVAGTFIITLAVPSLRAGLSDAIPANLRGAGFGAFNLVSVVFGQAIASVVVFAIAGAFDGNFRTALLLVSPPVFIGGLVFLRARDHLEDDAAKIFAAILAAMEADKETHKEADPGPA, encoded by the coding sequence ATGCATGGCCGGGTGAGCGAGGACCGAAGCGAAGCGGAGGACCGCAGCTCCCATGTGACAGACCGCAGCTCCCGTGTGACAGTCCGGCGCTCGTCGTGGCCGATGTGGGTGCTCGGTCTGGTGATCATGATCGACCAGGTCGATCAGAACATCGTGCGGGGCGTGGCGACACCGCTGAAGGACCACTTCCACCTGAGCGACCTGCAGCTCGGCATCCTGCTGTCCTCGTTCATCGCGGTGAACGGGTTGGTGAGCGTGCCCGCCGGCTACCTCGCCGACCGCTGGAACCGCACGCGCACCGTCGGGCACACGGTCGTGGCCTGGTCGGCCATCACTGCCCTGACCGCGGCGGCCTGGAACTACCCGGTGCTACTCGCCGTGCGCTCCGCGCTCGGCTTCGGGCAGGCGATCACCGAGCCGTCCGCCGGCAGCCTGCTCGCCGACTACTACCCGCACGAGGAGCGGGGGCGCGCCTTCTCCATCCAGCAGTGCCTGGTGTTCGTCGGCTTCGGGCTCGGCATCGGGCTCGGGGGCCTGGTGGGCGAGGCGTTCGGCTGGCGGGCCGCCTTCCTCGTCGTGGGGACGCCCGGCGTGCTCATCGCGCTCGCGGTGTACCGCCTGGAGGAGCCGCGGCGCGGTCACAGCGACCGCGTGCACCTCGGCGTCGAGGACGTCGATCGGGCCGGCGAGGTCGAGCACCACGCGTTGTTCGACGAGGGGTTTCGGGCGTTCGTCCGCAACATGAACCGCGGACTGCGAGACGACCTCAAGGTGATCCTTGCCATCCCCACCATGCGCTACGCGCTGGTCGGGGTGTCGTCGCTGCTCTTCACCGTGACCGCCGTCGCGGCCGCGCTCCCTCAATTCTACGAGCGCAGCCTCCACGTCGAGCAGGGCCACGCCGAGCTCTTCGTCGGCGCGTTGATCATCCTCGGCGGTATCCCCGGCGTGCTGCTCGGCGGACGCGTCGCAGACCGCGCCATGACGCGCATCCGCGGCGCGCGCATGGCGATTCCCGCGTACTGCGTGCTCGTCGGACAGACCGTGTTCGTGCTGTCGTACCTGCGGATGCCTCTCGCACCGACGTTCCTGCTCGAGGTGGCGGGGACGTTCATCATCACCCTCGCGGTGCCGTCGCTGCGTGCCGGCCTCTCCGACGCCATCCCCGCGAACCTCCGAGGCGCGGGCTTCGGCGCGTTCAACCTCGTCTCGGTGGTGTTCGGCCAGGCCATCGCCTCGGTGGTGGTGTTCGCCATCGCCGGCGCATTCGACGGCAACTTCCGCACCGCGCTGCTACTCGTCAGCCCGCCGGTGTTCATCGGCGGCCTCGTGTTCCTGCGGGCGCGCGACCACCTCGAGGACGACGCGGCCAAGATCTTCGCCGCCATCCTCGCCGCCATGGAGGCCGACAAGGAGACGCACAAGGAGGCGGACCCGGGGCCGGCTTAG
- a CDS encoding ATP-dependent metallopeptidase FtsH/Yme1/Tma family protein, producing the protein MSPQARDPRAGRNDRPGAPPGEQQSGWPRSIVWVVLGVIGIAIVLSALFSGGKSSDIAYNEFIQKVQAGQVREIVVQNDSSRITGKTIEGKPFSTTAPVNGLPEGDLKLVRDKVPPGGVKFKSPSTNFLGGLLVWLLPIGLLVGFWWWLGRRQAGQMAGLMSIGRSKAKVYNTEKPKTTFSDVAGYTGVKQEITEVVDFLKQPGKFKEIGARIPKGVLLVGPPGTGKTLIARAVAGEAGVPFMSITGSDFMEMFVGVGAARVRDLFQTARKQAPCIIFVDEIDSIGRKRGAGLGGGHDEREQTLNQMLSEMDGFETTEGIVMMAATNRPDILDPALLRPGRFDRQIVVPLPDLEERLPILQVHSKDKKMAPDVDLRLVARGTPGMSGADLANLVNEAALHAVRGGKQMVEMEDFEAARDRVIMGQRRESIALTEKEKELTAFHEGGHAVLAYVLPNSDPVHKVTILPTGMALGVTQQLPMEERHTYPLEYIKDTLCVRMGGRCAEQIVFGTLTTGASNDLQGSTEMAKRMVREFGMSDRIGPMAWGSQGMVFLGEDLMHTRDYSEETSRVIDEEVERILREQEERATEELLRHRKGLDAVAAALLEKETIDGAEVGRLVDAAFGRAVHGDDSDKAVPHFAPTDDRPGSPDREAFPEPAAATDDIGNGHAAPAEVTQELPR; encoded by the coding sequence ATGAGTCCCCAGGCGCGCGACCCCCGCGCGGGACGCAACGACCGCCCCGGCGCTCCGCCCGGTGAGCAGCAGTCGGGCTGGCCGCGTTCGATCGTCTGGGTCGTGCTCGGTGTGATCGGCATCGCCATCGTGCTGTCCGCCCTGTTCAGCGGGGGGAAATCGTCCGACATCGCCTACAACGAGTTCATCCAGAAGGTGCAGGCCGGGCAGGTCAGGGAGATCGTCGTCCAGAACGACTCCTCGCGCATCACCGGCAAGACGATCGAGGGCAAGCCCTTCAGCACCACCGCTCCGGTGAACGGCCTGCCCGAGGGCGACCTCAAGCTCGTGCGCGACAAGGTCCCGCCGGGTGGGGTCAAGTTCAAGTCGCCGTCCACCAACTTCCTCGGTGGCCTGCTGGTGTGGCTGCTGCCGATCGGCCTGCTCGTCGGCTTCTGGTGGTGGCTGGGCCGGCGGCAGGCGGGGCAGATGGCCGGGCTCATGTCGATCGGGCGGTCGAAGGCCAAGGTGTACAACACCGAGAAGCCGAAGACGACGTTCTCCGACGTCGCCGGTTACACCGGTGTGAAGCAGGAGATCACCGAGGTGGTCGACTTCCTCAAGCAGCCGGGGAAGTTCAAGGAGATCGGCGCGCGCATCCCGAAGGGCGTGCTGCTCGTCGGCCCGCCCGGCACCGGCAAGACGCTCATCGCACGCGCCGTCGCCGGTGAGGCCGGCGTGCCGTTCATGTCGATCACCGGCTCCGACTTCATGGAGATGTTCGTCGGCGTCGGCGCGGCGCGGGTGCGCGATCTCTTCCAGACCGCGCGCAAGCAGGCGCCGTGCATCATCTTCGTCGACGAGATCGACTCCATCGGGCGCAAGCGCGGAGCCGGGCTCGGTGGCGGGCACGACGAACGCGAGCAGACCCTCAACCAGATGCTCTCGGAGATGGACGGCTTCGAGACCACCGAGGGCATCGTGATGATGGCGGCCACCAACCGGCCCGACATCCTCGACCCCGCGCTGCTGCGGCCCGGTCGCTTCGACCGCCAGATCGTGGTGCCCCTCCCCGACCTCGAGGAGCGCCTGCCGATCCTCCAGGTGCACAGCAAGGACAAGAAGATGGCGCCCGACGTCGACCTCCGGCTGGTCGCGCGCGGCACGCCCGGCATGAGTGGCGCCGACCTGGCCAACCTCGTCAACGAGGCCGCGCTGCACGCCGTGCGCGGGGGCAAGCAGATGGTGGAAATGGAGGACTTCGAGGCCGCGCGCGACCGCGTGATCATGGGCCAGCGCCGCGAGTCGATCGCGTTGACGGAGAAGGAGAAGGAGCTCACCGCCTTCCACGAGGGCGGCCACGCCGTGCTCGCCTACGTGCTGCCCAACTCAGACCCGGTGCACAAGGTGACGATCCTGCCCACGGGCATGGCCCTCGGCGTGACGCAGCAGCTGCCGATGGAGGAGCGCCACACCTATCCGCTCGAGTACATCAAGGACACGCTGTGCGTGCGCATGGGCGGACGCTGCGCGGAGCAGATCGTGTTCGGCACGCTCACCACCGGCGCGAGCAACGACCTGCAGGGCAGCACCGAGATGGCCAAGCGCATGGTGCGCGAGTTCGGCATGAGCGACCGCATCGGTCCGATGGCCTGGGGCTCGCAGGGCATGGTCTTCCTGGGTGAGGACCTCATGCACACGCGCGACTACAGCGAAGAGACGTCGCGCGTGATCGACGAGGAGGTCGAGCGCATCCTGCGCGAGCAGGAGGAGCGCGCCACCGAGGAGCTGTTGCGACATCGCAAGGGCCTCGACGCGGTGGCCGCGGCGCTGCTCGAGAAGGAGACCATCGACGGCGCCGAGGTGGGGAGGCTGGTCGACGCCGCGTTCGGGCGCGCCGTCCACGGCGACGACAGTGACAAGGCCGTCCCCCACTTCGCGCCCACCGACGACCGCCCCGGCTCCCCCGATCGCGAGGCGTTCCCGGAGCCCGCCGCCGCGACCGACGACATCGGCAACGGCCACGCCGCACCGGCCGAGGTCACCCAGGAGCTCCCCCGCTAG
- a CDS encoding DUF3499 family protein codes for MSAQPARSCDRPVCSGPATASLTYDYAGRCAWLDDLDDAYDPHAHDLCADHADRLTVPRGWVCDDRRSAVRPLFHVQVAGPSDRRRADVAV; via the coding sequence ATGTCCGCCCAACCCGCCCGCAGCTGTGACCGGCCTGTGTGCTCGGGCCCGGCGACGGCCTCGCTCACGTACGACTACGCGGGCCGCTGCGCCTGGCTCGACGACCTCGACGACGCGTACGACCCCCACGCCCACGACCTCTGCGCCGACCACGCCGACCGGCTCACGGTGCCGCGTGGCTGGGTCTGCGACGACCGCCGCTCCGCGGTGCGGCCGCTGTTCCACGTGCAGGTGGCAGGCCCGAGCGACCGTCGTCGCGCCGACGTCGCGGTCTGA
- a CDS encoding CPBP family intramembrane metalloprotease — translation MTEEAPPAALPRWALGAAAVGWVSGMVCGGVLLGLWVVATGQDSAALGSLGVAQVGFWVGLLGAVVVTSRRGGTGSVVRDFGLRFRPVDLPLGVGAGVATQLLVVPLIYFPFRSVIDRSDLERPARELADRAHGPGFLVFALVIAVGAPVVEELFYRGLLLRSLQRYLADGPAVVISGLVFAASHFELLQLPALALVGVFLAVLVVRTGRLGPAIWCHIAFNTVTVVALALER, via the coding sequence GTGACCGAAGAGGCGCCGCCCGCGGCCCTGCCCCGGTGGGCGCTCGGCGCCGCCGCGGTCGGCTGGGTGAGCGGCATGGTGTGCGGCGGCGTGCTGCTCGGGCTCTGGGTCGTGGCCACGGGCCAGGACAGCGCGGCCCTCGGCTCCCTGGGGGTCGCCCAGGTGGGGTTCTGGGTGGGCCTGCTGGGCGCGGTCGTCGTCACCAGCCGGCGGGGAGGGACGGGCAGTGTGGTGCGCGACTTCGGACTGCGCTTCCGCCCCGTCGACCTGCCGCTCGGCGTGGGCGCGGGGGTCGCCACCCAGCTCCTCGTCGTGCCTCTCATCTACTTCCCGTTCCGGTCGGTGATCGACAGGAGCGACCTCGAACGGCCGGCACGCGAGCTGGCCGACCGGGCCCACGGCCCCGGCTTCCTCGTCTTCGCGCTCGTGATCGCGGTCGGCGCGCCGGTCGTGGAGGAGCTCTTCTATCGGGGGCTCCTGCTCCGGTCGTTGCAGCGGTACCTCGCCGACGGCCCGGCCGTGGTGATCTCCGGGCTCGTCTTCGCCGCTTCCCACTTCGAGCTGCTCCAGCTGCCCGCCCTGGCCCTGGTGGGGGTGTTCCTGGCCGTCCTGGTCGTGAGGACGGGCCGGCTCGGCCCCGCCATCTGGTGTCACATCGCCTTCAACACCGTCACGGTCGTCGCCCTCGCGCTCGAGCGCTGA